The following are from one region of the Thiocapsa rosea genome:
- a CDS encoding phytoene desaturase, with product MTLAASKTSGQTSAGSKPQAVIIGSGFGGLAAAIRLGARGYQVTVLERLDAPGGRAYVHKIDGFTFDAGPTIITAPFLLDELWGLCGRSFSEEIDIRLMDPFYRIRFDDGKVFNYNGDADAVKAQIATFSPRDVEGYDRFMEHSQAIFKIGFEQLGHVPFNSWTDMLKIVPDMITLGSHRSVYSMVSKYIKDPYIRQVLSFHPLLIGGNPFSVTSIYTLISFLERKWGVHSAIGGTGALVNGMVSLIEGQGGTIRYREEVEQILVKDGTATGVRLKSGETIDAPVVVSNADAAWTYRYLLPAEHRSHWTDQKIDRAQYSNGLFVWYFGTKRQYSDVAHHTILLGPRYKGLLDDIFKNKRLADDFSLYLHRPTATDPGLAPEGCDTFYVLAPVPHLQGDIDWEKEAEPFRARIARYLSETVLPGLEDEIVASLVTTPRDFQDRLLSYNGAGFSLEPILLQSAWFRPHNASEEVNGLYLVGAGTHPGAGVPGVLSSARVLDTVVPDASTYA from the coding sequence TTGACACTCGCGGCATCTAAGACCTCCGGACAAACCTCGGCCGGCTCCAAACCACAGGCTGTCATCATCGGCAGTGGCTTCGGCGGGCTGGCCGCCGCGATTCGCTTGGGTGCGCGGGGCTACCAGGTCACCGTGCTCGAGCGTCTCGACGCGCCCGGCGGGCGTGCCTACGTTCACAAGATCGACGGCTTCACCTTCGATGCCGGCCCGACCATCATCACCGCACCCTTCCTGCTCGACGAGCTGTGGGGGCTGTGCGGGCGCAGCTTCTCCGAGGAGATCGACATCCGCTTGATGGATCCCTTCTACCGGATCCGTTTCGACGACGGCAAGGTGTTCAACTACAACGGCGACGCGGATGCCGTGAAGGCGCAGATCGCGACCTTCTCGCCGCGCGACGTCGAAGGCTACGATCGCTTCATGGAACACAGCCAGGCGATCTTCAAGATCGGCTTCGAGCAGTTGGGCCATGTGCCCTTCAACTCCTGGACCGACATGCTCAAGATCGTGCCGGACATGATCACGCTCGGTAGCCATCGCAGCGTCTATTCGATGGTCTCCAAGTACATCAAAGACCCCTACATCCGCCAGGTCCTGTCCTTCCATCCGCTGCTGATCGGCGGCAACCCCTTCTCCGTCACCTCCATCTACACGCTCATCTCCTTCCTGGAGCGCAAATGGGGCGTGCACTCGGCCATCGGCGGTACGGGTGCGCTCGTCAACGGGATGGTCAGCCTCATCGAAGGCCAAGGCGGGACGATCCGCTACCGAGAAGAGGTCGAGCAGATCCTGGTGAAGGACGGCACGGCGACCGGTGTACGCCTGAAGTCCGGCGAGACGATCGACGCCCCGGTCGTGGTGTCCAACGCAGACGCCGCATGGACCTATCGCTACCTTCTGCCGGCCGAGCATCGCAGCCATTGGACGGATCAAAAGATCGATCGCGCCCAATACTCCAACGGGCTCTTCGTGTGGTATTTCGGCACCAAGCGTCAGTATTCGGACGTCGCCCACCATACGATCCTGCTCGGCCCGCGCTACAAAGGGCTGCTGGACGATATCTTCAAGAACAAGCGTCTCGCCGACGATTTCAGTCTTTATCTACATCGCCCGACGGCGACGGATCCGGGTTTGGCACCGGAGGGTTGCGATACCTTCTACGTCTTGGCCCCGGTTCCGCACCTTCAAGGCGACATTGACTGGGAGAAGGAAGCCGAGCCGTTCCGGGCACGGATTGCCCGTTATTTAAGCGAAACCGTCCTGCCGGGGTTGGAAGACGAGATCGTCGCCTCGCTCGTCACGACACCGCGGGATTTCCAGGACAGGCTTCTGTCCTACAACGGGGCCGGGTTCAGTCTTGAGCCCATCCTCTTGCAAAGTGCCTGGTTCAGACCGCACAACGCGAGCGAAGAGGTGAATGGCCTTTACTTGGTCGGTGCGGGGACGCATCCGGGAGCAGGTGTGCCCGGTGTCCTGTCGTCGGCCCGTGTCCTCGATACGGTGGTACCCGATGCCTCAACCTATGCTTAA
- a CDS encoding phytoene/squalene synthase family protein, producing the protein MPQPMLKTYHASAADLAACRQLLRTGSRSFYAASFLLPQRIRDPAIALYAFCRIADDAIDCAGDEPGAQTRALAELRHRLDRIYDGEPIDEYTDRALADVVACFGMPKALLEALLEGFEWDAEGRRFEDLSGVYDYSARVAGTVGAMMAALMGARSTQLVARACDLGVAMQLTNIARDVGEDARNGRLYLPMSWMREAGIDPEAWLEKPVFNDALASVIERLLRAADTLYVRSDAGIAGLPMGCRAGINAARYLYAEIGRQVERQGLDSISRRAVVPGSRKMQLLAPILGTAVLSPRYVSAPPLDETRFLVDAVVYSAHRSSEEDAEAPAGLGGRVIWVLELFEQLEERERALTN; encoded by the coding sequence ATGCCTCAACCTATGCTTAAGACCTATCACGCGAGTGCGGCGGATCTCGCCGCGTGTCGCCAACTGCTGCGGACCGGCTCGCGTTCATTTTACGCGGCCTCCTTCCTCTTGCCTCAGCGCATCCGTGATCCGGCCATCGCGCTCTACGCCTTCTGTCGCATCGCCGACGATGCGATCGATTGCGCGGGCGACGAGCCCGGCGCCCAGACCCGCGCCCTGGCCGAGCTGCGTCATCGTCTCGACCGCATCTACGACGGCGAGCCAATCGATGAATACACCGATCGCGCCTTGGCCGACGTGGTCGCCTGCTTCGGGATGCCGAAGGCGCTGCTCGAGGCTTTGCTTGAAGGTTTCGAGTGGGATGCTGAAGGTCGGCGTTTCGAGGACCTCTCGGGCGTCTACGACTATTCGGCGCGGGTCGCCGGCACCGTTGGCGCCATGATGGCGGCCCTCATGGGCGCGCGCAGCACGCAGCTTGTGGCGCGTGCCTGCGATCTGGGCGTGGCCATGCAGTTGACCAATATCGCGCGCGATGTCGGAGAAGATGCCCGCAACGGTCGTCTCTATCTGCCGATGTCCTGGATGCGCGAGGCCGGGATCGATCCCGAGGCTTGGCTTGAGAAGCCCGTGTTCAACGATGCACTCGCCAGTGTGATCGAGCGTCTGCTGCGCGCGGCCGACACCCTGTATGTGCGCTCCGATGCGGGAATCGCCGGGCTGCCGATGGGCTGTCGTGCCGGTATCAATGCCGCGCGCTATCTCTATGCCGAGATCGGACGTCAGGTCGAGCGTCAAGGTCTGGACTCCATCTCTCGGCGTGCCGTGGTGCCGGGCAGTCGCAAGATGCAGCTCTTGGCGCCGATCCTCGGAACCGCCGTGCTGTCGCCACGCTATGTCAGTGCTCCGCCGCTCGACGAGACACGCTTCCTGGTCGATGCAGTGGTCTACTCCGCCCATCGCTCCAGTGAAGAAGATGCCGAAGCCCCTGCGGGCTTGGGCGGTCGCGTCATCTGGGTGCTGGAGCTCTTCGAGCAGCTCGAGGAGCGCGAGCGCGCATTGACCAACTAA
- a CDS encoding DUF4412 domain-containing protein produces the protein MMNPQGSSIERSPIRTRRLGLALAMAALLPMSAAIADEEGFYIETINRSSGVMGEAASEDLSKTYLAYDKMKVVNEGADATDMIMDPTAGTIVFINHAEKEYLPIDVKSVMESMTGPAAEQMRAMMGEMTVTVEATGETKKIGDWDTKQYRVTKTGMMGVDQEIWATEDVDLDVTRYTDMMSLSGPGGMLANSPAGIAQREEMSKIKGYPILTKTKMEMMGTTMETESEVTVIRKEAIPADVFAIPQGYGERDMSMQMAPPDSGHP, from the coding sequence ATGATGAATCCGCAAGGCTCGAGCATCGAGCGTTCGCCGATCCGAACCCGTCGCCTTGGACTCGCCCTCGCGATGGCGGCTCTGCTGCCCATGTCGGCGGCGATCGCGGACGAAGAGGGTTTCTACATCGAGACGATCAATCGCAGCTCGGGTGTCATGGGCGAGGCGGCGAGCGAAGATCTGTCCAAGACCTATCTGGCCTACGACAAGATGAAGGTCGTCAACGAGGGAGCCGACGCCACCGACATGATCATGGATCCGACCGCCGGAACCATCGTCTTCATCAATCACGCCGAGAAGGAATATCTCCCGATCGACGTCAAATCCGTCATGGAGAGCATGACCGGTCCGGCCGCCGAGCAGATGCGCGCCATGATGGGCGAGATGACCGTGACGGTCGAAGCGACGGGCGAGACCAAAAAGATCGGGGACTGGGACACCAAACAGTATCGAGTGACCAAGACCGGCATGATGGGTGTGGATCAGGAGATCTGGGCGACCGAGGACGTGGACCTCGACGTGACCCGCTACACCGACATGATGAGCCTCTCCGGCCCCGGCGGCATGCTGGCCAACTCACCGGCCGGCATCGCCCAGCGTGAAGAGATGAGCAAGATCAAGGGCTATCCCATCCTGACCAAGACCAAGATGGAGATGATGGGCACCACGATGGAGACCGAGAGCGAGGTTACCGTGATCCGCAAGGAGGCCATCCCTGCCGACGTCTTCGCGATCCCGCAGGGCTACGGCGAGCGCGACATGAGTATGCAGATGGCTCCGCCGGACAGCGGCCATCCTTGA